The Halorussus gelatinilyticus genome contains the following window.
CGTCATCTCGCCGTGGAACTTCCCGCTCAACCTCTCGATGCGGGCGGTCGCGCCCGCGCTGGCGACCGGGAACGCCGTGGTCCTCAAACCCGCCTCCTCGACGCCCGTCACGGGCGGCCTGCTCATCGCGCGCATCTTCGAGGAGGCCGGACTCCCCGACGGCGTGCTGAACGTCGTGACGGGCCACGGCTCCGAAATCGGCGACCGCGTGGCCGGTCATCCAGAACTCGACGTGATGGCGTTCACCGGTTCGACAGAGGTCGGGCGGGGCGTCGCGGCGCAGGCCGCGGAGAACCTCGCCATCCCGGCCATGGAGTTGGGCGGCAACAACCCCTTCGTCGTGACCGAGGACGCCGACGTGGACGCCGCGGTCGATTCGGCCGTGTTCGGGTCGTTCCTCCACCAAGGCCAGATTTGCATCTCCATCAACCGCCATCTGGTCCACGAATCGCTCTACGACGAGTACGTCGAGCAGTTGGCCGAGCGCGCCGAGAGCCTGCCCATCGGCGACCCCCGCGAGCGCGAGAACGTCGTCGGTCCCGTCATCGACGAGGGCCAGCGCGACCAGATTCTCGAATACGTCGAGGAGACCGTCGAGCAGGGCGCGACCCTCGAAACCGGCGGCGACCACGACGACCTCTTCGTGGAACCGACGGTCCTCTCGGACGCCACGAACGACATGGCCGCGGCCTGCAACGAACACTTCGGCCCGGTCGCGCCGGTGATTCCGTTCAGTAGCGAGGAGGAAGCCATCGAACTCGCCAACGACACCGAACACGGGCTGGCGGCCGCGATTCACGGCGGCGACCTCGACCGCGCCAAGGAAATCGCCGAGCAGATCGAGGCGGGCATGGTCCACATCAACGACCAACCGGTCAACGAGGAACCCAACGTCCCGTTCGGCGGGATGAAGGCCTCGGGCATCGGTCGGTACGACGGCGAGGAGATTCTCCACGAACTCACGCAGACGAAGTGGATTTCGACCCAGACCGAGAAGCGCGACTACCCGTTCTGAAGCGACAACCTTCTGCTGCGCTCCGGGCCGCCTTCGGCGGCCCTCCGCTGGCAAAACGTTGATGAAAAAACACGGCGGTCGTCCCGCCACTCGCTTCGCTCGTTACGGTCCTCCCTTGGTCCGCTCGCTCACGTCCGTTCGCTCGCGGTCAATGACTGATGTGAACCGCGACCGTACTGCCACGCAACCGGTAGGTAATCGAGTCGAGCAACCGAACTCTCACCGTTGAGTCCTGCATGTCGACAGTCCGACTCGGCGCGTTTCCGTGTCGGTCCACCGCGCGAGAGGGATGTATCTTCAGTGGAAATACTGTTGTGTCGGCACTGTCTAGTTAAGCAAACCTCGAACAAACAGGGAGTATAGCTCCTCTGCAACCGTTGTTGAACGAGGTGTCTTACTGCGTCTTTGTTGAGAGAGTTGGTGAGAGTGGCGAATTCGTGTCGCTCATGGCTCACCGCGGCGCCGTCTCAGAACCTAGACACCGTTCTCAGATTATCTACGACTCGTCTATCGCCCCACCGTCTGGCGGTTCCGCTTATCTAGACAGTGCCGTTGTGTCGGTCGTGTCAACGTGAAATATGAGCAAAACGAGCCAGTTGTACCGTCGCCTCGACGAGTGGATGCGGAACCTATCCCGCGTCGAGTTCGCTTCTCTCGCTGGCCTCACGTCCACTGTGGCCGTGCTTATCGTTGGCGCGCTGTTTGGCGGTGAATTAGTGACAGTTCAGGCAGTCACGATGGGTCTTACGATAGCCGTCGTCTATTATCTCTTCAACCCCAACGAGCAGGAGTGACCAACGGATTGAGGACAGCGTTCGTCCGCTGTATTCAGTCCGGGGAGATACGTCTCTCCGACGCGGTCGGTCGGCATCTTCAGATACAAATACCGCGCCCGACCACACTCCCGGTAATGACCTTCGACGCCGAACCGTTCACCGTCGCCGTCAAGGAGAGCGCGCGGGAGGCCAGCGAACCCGCCCGAAGGCTGGCGACCATCGAGGGCGACCGCGTGACCTTCGACTCAGAGACCGAGGCCCACCGGCGGGCCAGAGAACTCTCCGCGGAGGGCGAGTCGGTCGTCAAGGTCCAGCGCGCCGCGCCGCAGGACCCCGACGACGTGGACGGCTACCTCGTCGGGTGGCCACAGCGCCGCCACCAGACCCCCGACGGGTCGCCGGCCGAGGGGCTGACCTTCGACACAGAGGCGAACCAGTACGGCGCGCTGGGCGAGGCCGTCGTGCTGACGCCCGAGGTGAACCCGCCGCTGCTCACGCACTTCGCCCGCGTCGATGCGGACCTCGGCGAGGCGGACGCGGACGGCGACGCGGGCGACGTTCGCGTCGAACTCGACACCGACCCCGACCCGGTGACGGTCGGGTCGGACCGGCGGTGGGAACCCGACTGTCGCGCGGTGGTCCGCCTCGGTCCCGACCGGCCGGTCCTCACCGAGTACTTCTGCGAGGTCAAAGCCGGTGACGGGTCGTTCGAGCGGAGCCAGCGCGAGGCGATGCGGGCCAAAGCCCGCGAGGCTACCGTCCTCAAGATTCGCGTCGATTTGGACGACCTGCCCGACAGCTACACTGCGTGGGTCCGGACGGTCGCGCCCGAGGGCGACGGCGAGGGCGAGACCCACCGCGTCAACGCCAGCCTCGACAGTTTCTGAGAGAGACGTCAGTCCGCGATCCGGACGGCCTCGTGGTCTACCTCGACGGCGACTTCGTTCCGGCGCATGAACGGTGGCGTCCACGGGTCGTCGTACTGGAGCAGGGCCGGGCGCGTCCGGGGTTCGATGTCGCGGGCGTCGAGCGCGTCGAGCAGGGCTTCACGGTACGTCCGCACTCGGTCTTCGCCGGCGTACCACGAGAACTGGATGACCGCGAGCGTCCGCGGCGGTTCGACCGCGAGCCTGACCCCGGCGTTCGTCGGAATCGGCGCGTCGCCGGGGTCGTAGTCGGCCGGGAGGTAGAACGCCATCGTGACCTCGCTCTCGTCTCGGTCGGTTCTGACCGGCCCAGTCGTCGAAATCCGCTCGCGGTCGGGGCGGTCGGTTCGGACCGGCGTCGTCATCGGAAGCGTCGTCCCGCGGGTCGCCACGGGCGCGGTCATCGCCACTTCGTCGCCGGTCTCGTTCTCGCCCGAGATGTACCGGAACAGTCGCTCGAACGCCTCGTCTTCGTTCTCGGCGGTCGTCTCCGCGAGGACGAGTCGCGGGTAGCGTCGGAGTTCCACGCCGTCGAACTCGGTGACGGTCTCGTAGGGCACGCGCTCGGTCGTTCGGTCGACGTACGCTCCCCACCCGACCCACGCCGCGAGGAGTCCGCCCGCACCTGCGAGCAGTGCGAGGCTCCGCCTCGACGACGGGAACGACGAAGCCGTGAGCAGTGTCTCGATTCGAGTTCGCATGGGAGAGCTACGACCCGCGACCTGAAAAGCGCACGCGCCGGGAGGTCTCGGTCGGCTCTCCGGAAATCCCCCGCAACCGCCGGGTCGGGGCACTTCGACGTATTTTTAGGGAGCGTCCTCTTTCCAATCCGTATGGCAGACTTTCAGGTCGTCGTCGCGGACCCCGACTCCGGGACGACCTACCAGCGCGACGTAGACGGACAGGACGCGAACCGATTCCTCGGCAAGTCCATCGGCGAGGACGTGGACGGCGGTGCGGTCGGTCTCGACGGCTACACGGTCGAGATTACCGGCGGCTCCGACGACGCCGGCCGACCGATGCGCGGCGACGTAGACGGCCCGAACCTCAAGGAAGTCCTCCTCGACGGCGGCGTCGGCTACGAGCCGTCCCGCGACGGCGAGCGCAAGCGCGTGACCGTCCGCGGCGGCGAGGTCAGCGAGGCCACCGCCCAGCTCAACGTCAAGGTCAGCGAGTACGGCGAGGGGTCGGTCGAGGACCTCCTCGGCGAGGGCGGCGACGACGACGAGTAATCGCTCGCCGACCGGAGCAACTTTTTGCGTTCGCACGCTAACTCCGGCCAGCACTCGCTATGGCCGACCGCATCTCCAGCGACCACTCCTCGCTGACGACCGTGCGCGCGACGCTCGTCCGGAGCGGCGGACTCGACCGCCCGAAAGTCGAGATTCCCGCAGACGACGCCGACGCGTTCCCCGACGGCGAACTCGTCCGGGTCGTCGCCGACGACACCGAGTACCGCGCCCGCATCGAATCGCCGCTGACCGACGACGGCCGCGAGATTCGAGGCCTCTACGACTCGCCGACCCTCGCGCGCAACCCCGAGGACGGCGAGAACCGCCTCTCGTCGTGGATGGAGGGTACGGACGTCGAGTTCGGCCAGTCGGTCCTCGTGGACGTCATCGAGGAGGGGTTCAAGTACGGCCTGCGCGAACCCGGCGAGCGCGTCTTCTACGACGCCACCGAGTCGCCCGACGAGAGTCTGGCCGACATCGCCAGCGGACTGGACGAATAAACCGCTGGGAACGCCCGGCGTTCCGGGGTCGAAGGATCGGTTCTCTGTCTCGTCGCTACTCGCGTCTTCACTGTTCCACGTTCCCTTTTTCACTTTCTTCGTTGCCCTCGCGGGGCGGTGCTGTGCGGTAGACTTCTCTACTCGAGCCTGAAGCTAGTTTCTCTCGGCTTCCGTCTTCGTTCGGACAGTCACTACGAGCTCTACCGCTCCGCACGACACGCGGTAGTTTCACCGGTCGCGACGACCCCGCGAAGCGAGGATTTTTGCCCGATGCCCGTCCACGTACGCACATGACCGAGCCGCCGCTCGAAGTCGAGACCGTCCTCGTCCCCGTCGATGGGAGCGACGAGTCGGTCGAGGCCGTCGAGTACGCCGTCGCCGTCGCCGAGCAGTACGAGGCGTCCGTCCACGCGATGTACGTCCTCGGCGAAGAGTTGGTCCGGGGCATCGAACACGGGGCCGTCGCCGAGGAGGACGTGGTTTCGGACACCGAGACGTTCATGGACGAGGTCCGCGAGGTCGCCGCCGAGTACGACGTGTCGGTCTCGACTTCGCTCGCCTACGGCTTCTCGACCACCAGAAAGACCCAGCATCCCGGCAGTGCGGTGCTGGACACCGCCGAGGACATCGACGCCGACTTCATCGTCATCCCGCGCGAACCGCTGAGCGGCGAACCCGGCGAGGTGCTGGAGAAGGCCGCCGAGTACGTGCTGTTGTACGCCAGCCAGCCCGTACTGTCGGTATGAGCGACCTCACAGTCTGACGTTTTCTTTTTCGTCGCCGTCGCGTCACCGAGAGAAATGCGGGCGCAGAGTCGTTACACGCCCGGACTGGTGTCCCCGTGGTACTGCGCCTCGCCGAAGCCGAGCAGGGGCCAGAAGATGAACGGAAGGATGGCGAGACCGAGACCGGTGCCGGCCCCTTTGCCGAACTGTTTGGCCACGTCGACGAACAGCGCGATCATGAGCAACCAACCGACGAGGGGAATTATCGGCACGATGACCCACCACGTCGGCCGGTCGGCGATGTCCACCAGATAGAATAAGTTGAGGAACGGGACGAACGCGCCCCAACCCGGATTTCCTGCCTTCACGAAGGCCCTCCACATCCCGATGGCGGGAACGAGGAAGAGACCGAGGACGAATAGGAGGAGTATACCGGCTCCGAGTCCGCTACCGCCGCTACTGCTCTGAAGCGGTACGAGTGTGATACTGCCCATTTCTGCCAACGTTTTGCTAGCATCTGCCGCACCTACATACCATCTGATTATAATATTTGTTACTGAAATACAGCTGGTAGTACGTAGAAATAGATATGTACGTGGACCGAAACGCCCCGATTCAGAGCCGAAGCACCATCTCTATCTCGAAGCTCTCGGTGCCGTTGGTCTCGAAACCGACCGACTCGTAGAGGTTCACCGCGGCGTGATTCCACCGCTCGACGGTCAGCCAGACCTTCTCGACGTCTTCCTGCTGTCCGTAGCCCAACAGCGCCCGGATGAGCTTCGACCCGATGCCCGCGCGCTGGTAGTCCTGATGGACGAAGATGGCGAGTTCCGAGGCGTCCTCGTCGGGGACCAGCGTGGCGTGACCGACCGCTCGGTCGTCGTGCCACGCGACGACGTTCAGGCCGTCCAGCAGGTTCTCCACCCAGTCGCGGACCCGCGACTCGGTGGCGGGCGGGATGCCCTGTGCGCGGTCGGCGGGGTCGAAGTCGGCGTACATCTCCACGACCGCCTCGAAGTCCTCGCCCTCGTAGGGTCGAATCTCGATGGAGCGACCCTCCTTGTCCTCGAAGGCGACCGGCGGCGCTCGGAACGACTCGGCCTCGCCCTCGGGGTAGTCACCGTCGGTCGGACTCATCGTACCAACTTGACGCTGACCGGGGAGTTCAACAGGACGAACTCCGCGATGTGACCGAGCTTTATCTTCCCCATCGGACTCCGCTGGCCGCCGCCGAGGACCACTTGGTCGAAGCCCTCGCGCTCGGCGAGGTCCACGAGTTGGCTTCCGGGGTCGCCCGAGAGGTGGCGGACTCCGGCCGCGAAGTCGGCGGTCTCCAGCGTCTCGAACACGCGCGCCTCGATGGCCTCGGTGTCGCGGTCGCTCTCGGGATTTTCGAGGATGGCGACGGTGAGGTCGTCACCGGCGGCCTGCGCGCGGTCTACGGTCTCTTCGAGGGCGCGAAACGAGTCGTCGCTACCGCCGATTCCGAGCAGCACGTTCATATCTCTCCCAATCGGCCCCCGCTTCAAAACAGTTACTGGTGGGCGCAAATCGCGCGGCACCTCCCGCGAGCGGTGTGTCAACGCGCGCCAGACGATACGCTTTTCCACCTCCCACCGCTACCCAGATTCATGGCAGACGACCCATCGCGTCCGCCCGAGAACGACAAGCAGGACGCCGAGCAGTCCGCCGACTCGCCGACCGAGACCAGCGAGCAGACCGACGCGAAGACCGAGCAACCAGTCGAGAGAGAAGGGGAGGAAGTCGAGAGAGTCGAGAGTGACGACGGGAACGTCGGCGAAGTCACGGACGACGACCCGACCGTCGGCGAAGTCACGGACGACGACCCGACGGTCGAGAACGCCGACGAGACCCTCGGAGAGAACGCCGACGAGACCCTCGGAGAGAACGCCGACGAGACTCCCGGCGGAAGCGGCTCCGAAAATACCGTCGAGAGCGATTCCGAAACGCCCGACGAAATCGACCCCGAGGACTCCGAAGACGCCGCGTCGGCGTCGGATTCCGCGGAATCCGACGCCACGGCGGAACCCGCACAATCCGACGCCGCGGCGGGACCTCCGGAGTCCGACCTGCCGCCGGACGTGCGCAAGTACGAGCGGTTCAAGAAGGTGGACGGTGCCCAGTACGACCGGGTCAACGAGTTCCTGCGCGACCGGACGTACATCACCGCCCGCGAGTGGGCCATCGCCCGCCTCTGTGCGGACTTCCGGACCGAGACCGGCGTCGAGATGACCAAAATCGGCGAGAACCTGCCCGAACTCGTCCCGTTCATGACCGACACCTACACCCCGCAGGCGGTCAACCAAGCCCGCTCGTCGTTCGAGGACAAGGTTCGGCAGGCGGGCGCGACGTTCCTCTACGGCGCGATGTCGGGCTTCTTCACCGCCGAGGAACTGGACGACATGATGTACGAGGTCACGGAGGTCGCCAAGTTCCTTCTCGAAGTCGAGGGCGTCGATTTGTCCGTCGAGGAAGAACTGGAGGCCGAAGACCGCATCTCGGGCGTCATGCGCGAGGTCCGGTCGGCCAGCGAGCAGTTGCGCCACGACGAACTGGCGTGTCCGAACTGCGGCCACGAGATGGAGGCCTCCGAGGCCGAGACCGTCGATACCGCGGAAGGCGACGACTGACGCAATCCGGTCGCGTCCTAATTTTACTCCTCGTGGTGTTCGCTCCCCGCGACGAACGGTCCGATGAACAGCGTCGATTGGGAGACCGTCGCCAGCCGCGAGATGTACGAGATGAGCGTCGCGAACGGGACGAGCGCCGTCGTCGCCGCCGCGCTGACGAACCAGAGTCGGTTCTCGACGCCCAGCGTCTCGCCGGGGAAGATAGTGGGGTCGTACATCTGAGAGGCCCAGAACGCCACGAGGAGCGACGGCAGGCCGACGTACAGCAGCGCCCGCGAGAAGTTGATGAACTCCGTGCGGATGTAGGTCGTCTTCAGATAGCCCCGCGCGGTGACGAACAGTTCGAGCGCGTTTATCATCTCGACCAGCGCTTCCGTCTCGTCGCCGTCCAACT
Protein-coding sequences here:
- a CDS encoding universal stress protein, whose translation is MTEPPLEVETVLVPVDGSDESVEAVEYAVAVAEQYEASVHAMYVLGEELVRGIEHGAVAEEDVVSDTETFMDEVREVAAEYDVSVSTSLAYGFSTTRKTQHPGSAVLDTAEDIDADFIVIPREPLSGEPGEVLEKAAEYVLLYASQPVLSV
- a CDS encoding DUF5684 domain-containing protein; its protein translation is MKAGNPGWGAFVPFLNLFYLVDIADRPTWWVIVPIIPLVGWLLMIALFVDVAKQFGKGAGTGLGLAILPFIFWPLLGFGEAQYHGDTSPGV
- a CDS encoding 30S ribosomal protein S6e; this encodes MADFQVVVADPDSGTTYQRDVDGQDANRFLGKSIGEDVDGGAVGLDGYTVEITGGSDDAGRPMRGDVDGPNLKEVLLDGGVGYEPSRDGERKRVTVRGGEVSEATAQLNVKVSEYGEGSVEDLLGEGGDDDE
- a CDS encoding DUF5806 family protein; protein product: MADDPSRPPENDKQDAEQSADSPTETSEQTDAKTEQPVEREGEEVERVESDDGNVGEVTDDDPTVGEVTDDDPTVENADETLGENADETLGENADETPGGSGSENTVESDSETPDEIDPEDSEDAASASDSAESDATAEPAQSDAAAGPPESDLPPDVRKYERFKKVDGAQYDRVNEFLRDRTYITAREWAIARLCADFRTETGVEMTKIGENLPELVPFMTDTYTPQAVNQARSSFEDKVRQAGATFLYGAMSGFFTAEELDDMMYEVTEVAKFLLEVEGVDLSVEEELEAEDRISGVMREVRSASEQLRHDELACPNCGHEMEASEAETVDTAEGDD
- a CDS encoding GNAT family N-acetyltransferase, with protein sequence MSPTDGDYPEGEAESFRAPPVAFEDKEGRSIEIRPYEGEDFEAVVEMYADFDPADRAQGIPPATESRVRDWVENLLDGLNVVAWHDDRAVGHATLVPDEDASELAIFVHQDYQRAGIGSKLIRALLGYGQQEDVEKVWLTVERWNHAAVNLYESVGFETNGTESFEIEMVLRL
- a CDS encoding universal stress protein, giving the protein MNVLLGIGGSDDSFRALEETVDRAQAAGDDLTVAILENPESDRDTEAIEARVFETLETADFAAGVRHLSGDPGSQLVDLAEREGFDQVVLGGGQRSPMGKIKLGHIAEFVLLNSPVSVKLVR
- a CDS encoding SOUL family heme-binding protein; the encoded protein is MRTRIETLLTASSFPSSRRSLALLAGAGGLLAAWVGWGAYVDRTTERVPYETVTEFDGVELRRYPRLVLAETTAENEDEAFERLFRYISGENETGDEVAMTAPVATRGTTLPMTTPVRTDRPDRERISTTGPVRTDRDESEVTMAFYLPADYDPGDAPIPTNAGVRLAVEPPRTLAVIQFSWYAGEDRVRTYREALLDALDARDIEPRTRPALLQYDDPWTPPFMRRNEVAVEVDHEAVRIAD
- a CDS encoding aldehyde dehydrogenase family protein, which translates into the protein MTDRNFTIDGDWNGLYLDGEWVEAGDGETITVENPATREAVAEVPAATEDDVDRAYETAAEAQDSWSQRSVDERASVIEDAIEILDDRRDDILEALAVESGSANAKAFAEWQTAQGMCHHAKSLAGRTDEVETSDSMIPGKENEVQRVPEGVVGVISPWNFPLNLSMRAVAPALATGNAVVLKPASSTPVTGGLLIARIFEEAGLPDGVLNVVTGHGSEIGDRVAGHPELDVMAFTGSTEVGRGVAAQAAENLAIPAMELGGNNPFVVTEDADVDAAVDSAVFGSFLHQGQICISINRHLVHESLYDEYVEQLAERAESLPIGDPRERENVVGPVIDEGQRDQILEYVEETVEQGATLETGGDHDDLFVEPTVLSDATNDMAAACNEHFGPVAPVIPFSSEEEAIELANDTEHGLAAAIHGGDLDRAKEIAEQIEAGMVHINDQPVNEEPNVPFGGMKASGIGRYDGEEILHELTQTKWISTQTEKRDYPF
- a CDS encoding DUF7112 family protein, producing MADRISSDHSSLTTVRATLVRSGGLDRPKVEIPADDADAFPDGELVRVVADDTEYRARIESPLTDDGREIRGLYDSPTLARNPEDGENRLSSWMEGTDVEFGQSVLVDVIEEGFKYGLREPGERVFYDATESPDESLADIASGLDE